One window of the Etheostoma spectabile isolate EspeVRDwgs_2016 chromosome 16, UIUC_Espe_1.0, whole genome shotgun sequence genome contains the following:
- the slc25a25b gene encoding calcium-binding mitochondrial carrier protein SCaMC-2-B isoform X2, whose translation MMQSMLTFLCQTLFGRTHCEPAETQFPGEKETEAAGNCTDLQAGLQEKTAHSSNSTTTSSSSSSSVTPKKTTVLLMVAPPTDLQQKIVKAGDKDLDGQLDFEEFVHYLRDHEKKLRLVFKSLDKKNDGRIDSQEIVQSLRDLGVNISEEQAEKILKSMDQNGTMTIDWNEWRDYHLLHPAGNIPEIILYWKHSTILDVGESLLVPDEFTAEEKKTGMWWRHLVAGGGAGAVSRTCTAPLDRLKVLMQVHSSKSNSMRMTGGFVQMIREGGVRSLWRGNGINVIKIAPESAIKFMAYEQIKRLIGSDQETLGITERLVAGSLAGASAQSSIYPMEVLKTRLALGRTGQYSGIVDCAKHIFQKEGVAAFYKGYVPNMLGIIPYAGIDLAVYETLKNYWLQCFATDSANPGVFVLLACGTTSSTCGQLASYPLALVRTRMQAQATLEGGPQMTMKALFRHIVRTEGPMGLYRGLAPNFMKVIPSVSISYVVYEHLKIALGVQSK comes from the exons ATGATGCAGAGCATGCTGACTTTCCTGTGCCAGACTCTTTTTGGCAGGACGCATTGTGAGCCTGCTGAAACTCAATTTCCAGGGGAGAAAGAGACTGAGGCTGCTGGGAACTGCACAGATCTCCAAGCTGGTCTCCAGGAAAAGACGGCACACTCCTCTAACAGTACAacaaccagcagcagcagcagcagtagtgttaCTCCAAAAAAGACCACAGTATTACTCATGGTGGCACCACCTACGGATCTTCAACAG AAAATAGTGAAAGCAGGAGACAAAGACCTGGACGGACAGTTAGACTTTGAGGAGTTTGTTCATTATCTCAGAGACCACGAGAAGAAACTCCGGCTGGTCTTCAAGAGTCTGGACAAGAAGAACGATG GCCGGATCGACTCGCAAGAAATCGTGCAGTCCCTGCGTGACCTGGGGGTGAACATCTCCGAGGAACAGGCTGAGAAGATTCTCAAAAG CATGGATCAAAATGGCACCATGACGATAGACTGGAATGAGTGGCGGGATTACCACCTCCTGCATCCAGCAGGCAACATTCCTGAAATCATCCTCTACTGGAAACACTCCACG ATCTTAGACGTCGGGGAGAGTTTGTTGGTGCCTGATGAGTTCACGGCAGAAGAGAAGAAAACGGGAATGTGGTGGCGACACCTAGTGGCTGGAGGGGGGGCCGGCGCTGTGTCCCGAACCTGCACAGCACCACTGGACAGGCTCAAAGTACTCATGCAG GTTCACTCCTCCAAGAGCAACAGCATGCGTATGACTGGAGGCTTTGTCCAGATGATCCGGGAGGGTGGTGTGAGGTCACTGTGGCGAGGTAACGGCATCAACGTCATCAAAATAGCCCCCGAGTCGGCGATTAAGTTCATGGCCTACGAACAG ATTAAACGATTAATTGGAAGCGACCAGGAGACGTTGGGCATCACAGAGAGGCTGGTGGCAGGCTCTCTGGCTGGTGCAAGCGCCCAGAGCAGCATCTACCCCATGGAG GTCTTGAAGACACGATTAGCCCTGGGGAGGACAGGCCAGTACTCGGGCATTGTGGATTGTGCCAAACATATCTTTCAGAAGGAGGGCGTGGCTGCTTTCTATAAGGGCTATGTCCCCAACATGCTGGGCATCATCCCCTATGCTGGCATCGACCTGGCTGTCTATgag acCCTGAAGAATTACTGGCTGCAGTGTTTTGCCACAGACAGCGCTAATCCAGGAGTGTTTGTGCTCCTGGCTTGTGGCACCACTTCCAGCACGTGTGGCCAGCTAGCCAGCTACCCGCTGGCCCTGGTCAGGACTCGAATGCAGGCACAAG CAACACTGGAAGGGGGTCCTCAAATGACCATGAAGGCCCTGTTCAGACACATCGTTAGGACCGAGGGGCCCATGGGACTTTACCGAGGCTTGGCACCCAACTTCATGAAGGTCATTCCATCTGTCAGCATCAGCTACGTGGTCTACGAGCACCTCAAGATTGCACTGGGGGTCCAGTCAAAGTGA